AGCGCCAAGAAGTCCTGACACCTGCGACACGACGTGATCTGAGCGCCGCCGGGCCCCGCCCGGCGGCGCTCAGGCGTTCACGGGGGCGCCGCGCAGTGTCCAGTCCGCCGGGCCGGCGGGCGGCAGGTGGCGGGCCAGGCCCGCCGTCCGCCGCTGCGAGCCGTCCGGGAGGACGGCGAGCGCCTCGATGCCGGGCCGCGCTCCGGCCCAGGCGAGCGCGCGATCGGGGCCCATCGCGAACGCGGCGGTCGTCCACGCGTCGGTGCGGGCCAGCCCGGTGCCGGCACTGCCCACCAGGGTCAGCGAGGCCAGCGCGACGGCCGGGCGCCCGGTGAACGGGTCGACCACGTGCGCACCGCGCTCGGCGGTGCCCGAGGTGGCCACCGCGAGGTCCCGGCCGGTGAGCACGGCCGCCAGCGCACCCGGCCGCAGCGGGTGCGCCACGCCGACCCGCCACGGGCCGCCCGCCGTCTGCACGTCGCCGCCGCCGCTCACACAGTGCACCCGGGAGCCCGCCGCGCGCAGGATCCGGCAGGCCTCCTCGACGGCCCAGCCCTTGACCCAGCCGCTCGGATCGAGCCGCCCGCCGGGCCGCGCGGTGAACCATCCGCCGGTCTGCGCGGCCGTCTCCCGGCAGCGGGCCAGCACCTCGGCCACGTCCGGGTCGCAGCCCTCGATGCCGAGCTCGCCGCGGTCCAGCCGGCTGATGTCGCTGTCGGCGCGGTAGGTCGAGAAGACCGCGTCGATCCGGTGCAGCCGGGCCGCCACCCGCTCCAGCGCCGCCGCGGTGCCCGGCCCGGGATCGCGGACGGTCACCGAGAAGACCGTCCCCATGACGTGCTCGGCGTGCCGGACGGCGTCCGCCGCGGTGCTCACCGGCCCGCCTGGTCGAGCGCGCTCTGCAGCGAGCGGATGTACCCGTCGCTGGTGTAGGTGGCCCCGGAGACCACGTCGATGCCGGCGCTCTGCGCCGCGATCGCCTCCTGGTTGAGGACGGGCAGCGCGTAGCTGTTGATCTCCTGGTCGCGGTGGTCCTCGGACGGGTACTGGATCACGTCCACGGCGGTGAGCTTCGACCCGGCGAGGGTGACCTTCACCTGCACCGGCCCGTACCGGGTGTCGACGGCGCTGCCGGTGACCGACCGGGTCGCGGTCGAGGTGCCCGAGGACCCGCCCGCAGCGGCGGAGGATCCCGAGGACGGCGTGTCCGCGGCGGAGCCCGCGGAGGTGTCGGTGGCGGTACCCCCGAACCGATCACCTTGACGGGGGTGCTGTCGTGCGGCTTCAGCGACAGCAGCAGGATCACCCCGGCCACGGTGGCGGTGCTGGTGACGACGGCTCGGCGCATGGCGGGGCTCCTCAGAAGGCGAACGACTCGCGGTGGATACGGTCGGGCCGCACACCGGCGGCCCGGAGCGCCCGGACGGCCTCCTCGGCCATCGGCTCGGGGCCGCACAGGTAGACCTCGTGCGCGGGGAGGTCGGGGACGAGCCGGCGCAGCGCCCGGCCGAGGTCGCCGACCTGGGAACGGGAGCCGGTCAGCGCGTGCACCCGGCCGCCGCGCCGCGCGGCGACGGCCGCCAGCTCGGCGGTGAAGAGCAGGTCCTCGGGCCGGCGGGCCCGCTGCACCAGGGTCAGCTCCCCGGGCAGCGTCTCGAACAGGGCGCGCAGCGGGGTGATCCCCACGCCCGCCCCCAGCAGCAGCACCTTGCGCTGCCGGTGCAGCCGCCCGGTGAACGCCCCGTACGGGCCCTCGGCGCGCACCCGGGTGCCCGGCCGCAGCCCGGCCACGGCGGCGCTGTGCGCCCCCAGGTCCTTCACCGTGAAGCGCAGGAAATTAGGGTGCGGCGGCGCCGACAGCGAGTACGGGTTGGCCGCCCAGCGCAGCCCCGGCGCCTGGAACTGCAGCCGGAAGAACTGGCCGGGCTCGGCCCGCAGCTCGGTCAGGCGGCGGCCGGTCAGGAACACCGACACCACACCCGGCCCCTCGGACCGGACCTCTGCCACCCGCAGCCGGTGCCGCCGGTCCCGCAGCCACGGCACGGCCAGCCGGTACCAGCCCAGCACCGCCGCGGTGCCCAGGTACAGCGCGTACCAGGCGAGCCTGGCCGGCCCGTCGCCGAGATCGGCCCCGGTGGCCAGCTGGTGGCCGAAGGCGAGCGCCACCGCGAGGTAGGTCGCCAGGTGCAGGTAGTACCAGACCTCGTACGACATCCGGCGGCGGGCCGCCCGGGCCGAGACCGCGCCGGTTCCGAGCATCACCAGGGTGCCCAGCGACGCCTTGATCATCTCGGGGTAGTGGAACACGATGTCCACGCCCTCGGCGAGCGGCCCGCGGCCGTCGGTCAGGGCGTAGCCCCAGACGATCGTCAGCACGTGCACGGTGACCAGCGAGACCAGGTACCGGCCGCCGAAGGCGTGCCAGCGGGCCATCCGGTCCGCGCCGACCTCGCGCTCCAGCACCGGGATCCGGGCCATCAGCAGCAGCAGGACGGGCGCGGCGTACCCGGCCAGCAGACCGGTGATCCGGCCCGCGCCGGTCAGCCAGCCGGCCGCCCCGGTGACCGAGCCGGTGCCCTGCCACCAGACGACGAGGACGCCCAGCGCGCCCAGCGCGATCGCGGCGAGCGCGGCGGCCGGTACGGTGGCGACCGGGAAGCGGCGCGGCGGGCGGTGCGCCCGCCGGGTGCTCCCGGCAGTGCGCGGCGGTGCGACGGCGGTCATGGCGGACCTCCTTCCGGTCTCGGGCGGCCCGGTGCCGCCGAGGAGCCCAACCCTGGCATCGCAACCTCTCAGTTGCCTCTGAGCCCGGGCCTCTGAGGAAATCCTGAGAGCAGGCGTTCCAGCAGGTCGGAGCGGTGATGCCGGGGCCGTGCCGGGCCGGCGGATCTCACCGCTTTCTCATCGCAGGCGGCCAGAATGAGCGGAGCCGCCCAGACCAGAGACCAGGGAGCAGCATGGACCGCAGCGCGCAGCCGACCTGGCGGATCCTGGTGGTCGACGACGAGCCCGACCTCGTCGACGTCGTCTGCGGCGGCCTCGGCTACGAGGGGTGGCAGACCCGCGGCGCCACCACCGGCCGGGAGGCCGTCGAGATCGCGGCCGCTTGGCGGCCGCACGCCGTGGTCCTCGACATGATGCTGCCCGACCTCGACGGCATGGAGGTGCTCCGGCTCATCCACCGGGAGCGCCCGGAGGTCCGGGTGCTCTTCCTGACCGCCCGCGACACCGTCGAGGACCGGATCGCCGGCATCGCCGCCGGCGGCGACGACTACGTCACCAAGCCGTTCAGCCTGGCCGAGGTCGCCGTCCGGCTCCGCGGGCTGCTGCGCCGCGCCGAGCCGCCGGCCGCGGGCGGCCCGCCGGAGCACGCCCTCGTCCTCGGCGACCTGGTGCTCGACGAGCAGGCCCGCGAGGTCACCCGCGGCGGCACCCCGGTCGAGCTCAGCCCCACCGAGTACGCGCTGCTCACCCACCTGATGCAGCACCCCCGGCAGGTGCTGAGCAAGGCGCAGCTGCTGGAGGCCGTCTGGTCGTACGACTTCGGCGGGCAGGCGCACGTGGTCGAGCTGTACATCAGCTACCTGCGCAAGAAGGTCGACGCGGGCCGGCCGGCGATGATCCACACGGTGCGCGGGGCCGGCTACCTGATCAAGGCGGCGGTGTGACCCGCCGCCCGGCGCCGTCGTCGCGCCCGCGGCGGACCGTACGGGCCCTCGGGGCCCGG
The Kitasatospora paranensis genome window above contains:
- a CDS encoding FAD:protein FMN transferase — its product is MSTAADAVRHAEHVMGTVFSVTVRDPGPGTAAALERVAARLHRIDAVFSTYRADSDISRLDRGELGIEGCDPDVAEVLARCRETAAQTGGWFTARPGGRLDPSGWVKGWAVEEACRILRAAGSRVHCVSGGGDVQTAGGPWRVGVAHPLRPGALAAVLTGRDLAVATSGTAERGAHVVDPFTGRPAVALASLTLVGSAGTGLARTDAWTTAAFAMGPDRALAWAGARPGIEALAVLPDGSQRRTAGLARHLPPAGPADWTLRGAPVNA
- a CDS encoding FMN-binding protein translates to MKVTLAGSKLTAVDVIQYPSEDHRDQEINSYALPVLNQEAIAAQSAGIDVVSGATYTSDGYIRSLQSALDQAGR
- a CDS encoding ferredoxin reductase family protein, translated to MTAVAPPRTAGSTRRAHRPPRRFPVATVPAAALAAIALGALGVLVVWWQGTGSVTGAAGWLTGAGRITGLLAGYAAPVLLLLMARIPVLEREVGADRMARWHAFGGRYLVSLVTVHVLTIVWGYALTDGRGPLAEGVDIVFHYPEMIKASLGTLVMLGTGAVSARAARRRMSYEVWYYLHLATYLAVALAFGHQLATGADLGDGPARLAWYALYLGTAAVLGWYRLAVPWLRDRRHRLRVAEVRSEGPGVVSVFLTGRRLTELRAEPGQFFRLQFQAPGLRWAANPYSLSAPPHPNFLRFTVKDLGAHSAAVAGLRPGTRVRAEGPYGAFTGRLHRQRKVLLLGAGVGITPLRALFETLPGELTLVQRARRPEDLLFTAELAAVAARRGGRVHALTGSRSQVGDLGRALRRLVPDLPAHEVYLCGPEPMAEEAVRALRAAGVRPDRIHRESFAF
- a CDS encoding response regulator transcription factor, producing MDRSAQPTWRILVVDDEPDLVDVVCGGLGYEGWQTRGATTGREAVEIAAAWRPHAVVLDMMLPDLDGMEVLRLIHRERPEVRVLFLTARDTVEDRIAGIAAGGDDYVTKPFSLAEVAVRLRGLLRRAEPPAAGGPPEHALVLGDLVLDEQAREVTRGGTPVELSPTEYALLTHLMQHPRQVLSKAQLLEAVWSYDFGGQAHVVELYISYLRKKVDAGRPAMIHTVRGAGYLIKAAV